A region of the Vigna unguiculata cultivar IT97K-499-35 chromosome 9, ASM411807v1, whole genome shotgun sequence genome:
TCAGATTGAACCACCATGTTATCAGAGAAGAGACCACAATTATCAAAATTTGGCCTTTTCTCCTCTATCAGCTTTCCTGACCTGTGTTCGGTTTCAACCTCATGACTAGTTAATCCAGTGGAAGCCATGATTTTTGTATCAAGAACTTGATCGTATCCAAGGTCCTTAGCTTGTCCACCACCATGATTTGTATCGGTTAACATTGGACTTTGACAGTGCTGTGAATCATCAACCGTGTCATTGGAGATCTTGACATCACTTCTTGTTGCCTTGGAGACATTTTCAGATGAAGAAGTTGAGTCCATGTCCACATCAGAAACATCTTGCTTGTACATATCCTCAATCATAGGCTTCCATAGACGCACACGTGCATTTATGAACCAATTTGAGACCTAATTCAAGCAAATTTCAAATACATAAAAACATCATAAACTCTATAGTTCTTTCAAATCAGTAATCTCAAGCAACAAGAGAGGCACAAAGAAGCACAATGAATCAAGTTGGTAAAAGTATTTTGTTTTTGCACCTGACTTCGGGTCAAGCCGGTCTGTCTTGCTAGCATGGTCTTTTCCGAATCCTTTGGATATCTGTGAAGAATAGAAAAAATGGCAACTATATTAAACAACCCCAATGATCTTGGatccaaaagttaaaaaaaaaaaaaacagaagatCAAGGTTGATATGAGAGGGTTTACGGATGAAGGAAATGCTCAAAAAGCCATGAGCGGAGAATTGAAACAGAGCTTTCTGGAAGCCCCCTTTGCGGTCTCCATGCATGCTGCATCATACCAAGCTGCTGAAGAGCCCTCTGTTGTCGAACTTGATGGTCCACATACTTTAGTCTTGCCATTCCAACTCCCTTATTACTTTCAGAAGCGTCGTGCTCCCCAAGGCTCTTTTGTGTTGCACGAATTTGACCAGTGATTGAATCACGCAAACACCGAAAATGGCATGAAATGGTTTGTAGAGCAAGGGCCGTGTATGGTTTAGCTGCCCCACATCCTGCTACCACATCAAATGATGATACCACGTTCTGCATCTTCTGGTAATATTGTTTGTACCTACTGTCAACCTACACCATTTAACAGAATCATTGTTGCAAGAAAGAACAGAATCATTGTATCACATACATCGTCTTAAGTACTAAATTACACAGAATAGAGGAAATAAGAATTAGTcataaaagatttaatcaatTGTAAGGAGATCAGAAATTAAATTCCTTCTTTCACACCGCATGGCAGCACGCAAAAAGCTCGAAACAGATACAAAATTTGCACTTATATCACGTTGACATATTTCCTTTTCATACTTTAAGGTGCTTAAACCACTACTGAAATCATGAACACGAATATTTTGCAGTAAAGGAAAGAAAGGCAATCTCAATTATCACAGTTTAGAGTTTATTTAACAAAAGCTGACACAATGAACATAGACATCGGAGATGAGGAGTTTAAAATATTCAACTTGAGGAAGGTTACAGCCATCACAACACAATGAACAATCATATGAACAAAATGGTCTGAGAAAATGTTCAACCGAATGGAGAAATCAGAGATACCAAACAGTGGAAATGTTTATAAATAGGCTTTACCTCATCCAACATTGACAGGAGCTTTGCTAACTTCTTATGCAGATCTTGTTTTTCAGCATGTGAAAGCTCACAAGAGGAGTTACTGGCTGAGGCTTGAGAATTAGGCACAGCATTTGTAGATGGCCGTTCATTTTCCAGGAGCTCACCACCCTCCTTAGAATTCTTCGCAGAGTTCTCATGTGTTCCGTGACTTCTTGTATCAGGTCTTTTCATAGCTTGTCGGATATCAACAACTTCATCAAGCAGTTGTTGCACTGCCTTGAGATATTTGGAGCTAGGAACCGTTCTTCCAACACTAGAAATTCCATGAAATGAAAAATCTGCTTTGTTCAAATCATGACTAGCTTCAGGTAACACAGGAGGAAAATTTTCAGAATGTCTAGAAGATCCATTTTGGTAGACCTCGTTGGCTGAAAGCGATGGATTTCCACCCAAGAACGAATCAAAATTTGAGCAATGATTCCTATCATGGACAGAAGGCAGTTGAATTCCTGAGGGCATGTGGGTTCCAAGGCTTAGAGATAATCCCTGCCCCTGCAAGTTCTGTCCATCCATAGATTGTCTTACCAACATCTCACTTCTACCGAAATCATGAACCCCAATTTGGTATCCACCAATATTAGCCAATATTTCTTGCTGCTCAGCGGTGGAATTTGATGGAACCACAAAGCAATTGCTTTGCTGCTGAGAATTTCCAGGTAATGCTTCAGAATATGAACCAGAGTTCATATACAACAGTGTCATATTGCTTGGCAAAATTGGTGTCTCCGGATACGAATTATGCAAAGGCTCCCTAAGACACAGCATAGGCACCGCACCCCTTTGATTACTTGAACATGGGTAGTAAGTTGTCATAATTTTAGGCAGACTATAAGTAAAAACCGTAACCGTAAACTATGAACCATGAAACACAGTCTATGTTGTTAACTAAATGAGACAAATACTGTCTGAACTCTTCTCATTCCCTCCTAGAAGTCACAAATTGGTGGTTGCTGCTGAGTTTGGAACTTAAGATTGCTCCTGAAATGAACTAATTGTTACGCAGCAGTAACATAACCATTACATAGCATGTCACCAACACCATGCTTCAATTGCAGATCTTCAATCCCAGGCGCACCAGGCACTACACATGATAATTAAGCTTCAAAAGGAAGAAACTAAAATCTAAAGTCAGCTAAACAAAACCACATTCATGTAAAAGTTTTCCTAACAGAGGTCGCTTGGAAAGAGAAAGATGCAGAGAGGACCAAAGTTTGGTTTCTCAACTCAATTCCAGAAAAAATAAAGCAAGCTTTTGTTTGCCATGAAAGAGAGGCACACAGGAAGGACTTACACAGGGTTGCAGAGGATAAGAAACAGAGAACATGAAGCTATGCTGCTGCAACTGGTTTGTTAGTCTTTAGTTGGAAGCTGAAAGGAAGTGCAACATTAAAAGTTGAACTCAACATCTCATAATGTGAAACAAGAATGAGTGAGTTGAGTGAGaacagagaaagaaaagaaagaagaaggttGTGTTGTGTGAATGGTgggagagaagagaagaaggatgaagaaaaagaaagaagaagataagagtgagtgagtgagtgagtgaggaGGGAAAGGGAATTAGCACATAGAACAGTGTGAAGGTGATTTGACATAATGCTGCCCTGTCTTTGGGATTGGTGCAGAATCACCGTTGGTTTTGAAGCAGTTTCAAACAAACAAGTAAAAACATTACACCATCATGTTTATACAGATattaaactaaacaaaaaaataacaatttatatgttaataaaatgaagattttttagattattatttCACAATCTTACTAGTAAGTTACTATTAAATTACCTTTAGTTATGGAAGCCTACAAATCATAATAAAGTAGAAAAGATTTTCTaccaaattaagatttttcCGCATGCATGCGACAGCGTGACTCGATATcttgtaaaaataacattatctGTATTCTgtacaaatttaatataaataaataagattcctcaaacaaaaaagttacccaaagattttaaattgatatgTATTATTATAGGAAAAATTGAATAAACTTATTCAAGAAAATTTATATGCTGGGTGATACAGAAGAACCTATTCATGAAATACTATCATTTCCTAAGCTTTCTTTTTTctgtatttcttacaaaatttgaaatgtGTCTTATTTGTATTAAGACGGCAAAGGGTAAGTCTGAGAGACttccaaaattaatataaaagattttctacagaaatttataaaaaactacataattattatgtaaaaaaatgtttatttaattattatatagaaAACATCTATTGATTAAGCAAGGATGGTAATTGTTTGTACAAACAAACATgtgatttataattattatcaccAACATTAACAACAGTATTAAGAAAGAATAAATCTTTCAAATcaaattacaatataatatatatgacaacagaaaattaaaataactgaagaatattcaattttcaaatataatttacttatttataattaaaactaatagAATTTGTAAatcacaaatttcataaataagtATAActagatttaattaatttgactTAGATTGAATTCAATTAAACTAATCATCtcgattaatttaattaattatatataactttttatattcaCTTTCTAACAAAGATCCATAATATACTTTTCTTTTCCCTTCACATatacattaaagaaaaaaagaagatagaTATACGATTATCACAATGGATCCTAATAATACCTATATCAATTTCTAGTATCTTAGTCACATTTTACTGTGTCAGTGAATCATTCCATAAATGACCTTACACCGTTTGTccatgtttattttttcaacttaaatattagttcattcaaattaataataattacataaaaataatatacaatacaCTGATGAAAAATTGTTTGCTATagttattttagtgatttacTTATAAAGACAcggattattttttttaaaataatactttttaaaaataaataaataaataaatagatgtactaaaatattttttttccaaatctACCAATTActtatagtttaaaatttagttttaaaagtataatttttaattgaactttttgtatccggtaacagattttttttttttaagctgaactttttgaaatcaaattcaaaaggattttttttttaaagtgggAAGGaagacaaaataattaaaaactaaaattaaaattatgaaaaggtaatttaaaataattagctaaaaatattgattttaaattataattaataaaacaataatttaaaggtgaataaatttttattttgtagtataatttgaaattaaaatttttatcattgattttttatatatatattatagtaaaactaattaaataaataataagaacaaaaattatagtgttgtaattttgtttttcatttttcgttcaattttttacataataaaaaaaatattttacactatattgcaaaatatattattcactctttttttaattttttcccttaaaacaaataaaatttaatctcaatattttaattaattttatttttagtattttttaaataaaaaactaaagaaaaaaaaaactctcctCTATCAGAAAGTGCGGTTGAAAAGTGAAGTTTCCAAAAACTGAATTCTCGACTACTACAATAAATAGCTTCATATCTAATTCCTCCTCTCATCTCTTATTTTATGTTTGCCTTtcctatatttttaaataaattattgtttttaaataaaacttttacaTAACTGTGCTTTTATTTAGCccctttatattttattttcttctttttgaagCTTAATTATCATGTGTAATGCCTGGTACACCTGAGATTGAAGTGCAATTGAAGCATGGTGTGGTGACATGCTATTTAAGTGGctaaataaaatcacatttatgtAGAAGTTTTCCTAACAGAGGTTGGCTTGGAAAGAGAAAGATGCATAATGTGAAACAAGAATGAGTGAGTTGAGTGAGaacagagaaagaaaacaaagacaAAAGGTTGTGCTGTGTGAATGGTGGGAGGGAAGAAAAGAAaggtgaagaaaaagaaagaagatgagTGAGGAGGGAAAGGGAATTAGCACAGAGAACAGTGTGAATGTGATTTGACATATGCTGCCCTGTCTTTGGGATTGATGCAGAATCACTGTCGGTTTGGAAGCAGTTTCAAACAAGTAAAAACATTACACCATCATGTTTATACAAATATTCAtctgaagaaaaaattatttatatacttttctgCAGAGGATTTCAGAACTTGTACCAGAGTTCATATACAATGTCATCTTGCCTGCCAAAATTGATGTATACAGATTATGCAAAGGCTCCCTAAGACACAACATAGGCATTACATCCCTTTGATTACTTGAACATTGATAGTAAGTTGCCATAATTTTAGGCAGTCtacaacaaaaaaacataaatgagacCAATAGTGTCTGTCATATCTTTCTGATTCCCACCTAGAAGTCACAGAAACAGTGGTTACTACAAAGTCTAGAACTTTAGATTGCCCAGTGATGAAAGCTGAAACAGAAGTTGTGTTCCTCATGAACTGAATTTTATGCAGTAACATAACCATTATTTAACATGTAGCCAACATCATGTTTCAATTGCAAATCTTAAATCTAAGGCATACACACATAAGAATTAAGCTTCAAAAAGAATAAAGTAAAATCAAAAGTCACTGAACCAAACCAAATTCATGTAAAAGTTGTCTCCACAGTGTGACTTGGAAAAAGAAACACGCAATAAAATCAAAAGTCACTAACAAATCCATGTAAAAGTTGTCTTAACAGAGGTAGCTTGGAAAGAGAAAGATGCAGACAGAAACTGCTGTTTGGTTTCTCGACtcaattcaagaaaaaaaatacaaaaaaggtCATAGGTAGGACGTACACGAGGTTGCAGAGGATAAGGGCTAGCTTCATAAGAGaataataaactttaatagGGTTAAGCTTTCTTTTCAGTGTAGGCCATGTAATATTTATGCTTACACTTGCACTACCgcttactattttttttttcttcagtcgATAATCATTATAGCAACCGTCAAGACTTA
Encoded here:
- the LOC114163227 gene encoding BEL1-like homeodomain protein 7, which produces MTTYYPCSSNQRGAVPMLCLREPLHNSYPETPILPSNMTLLYMNSGSYSEALPGNSQQQSNCFVVPSNSTAEQQEILANIGGYQIGVHDFGRSEMLVRQSMDGQNLQGQGLSLSLGTHMPSGIQLPSVHDRNHCSNFDSFLGGNPSLSANEVYQNGSSRHSENFPPVLPEASHDLNKADFSFHGISSVGRTVPSSKYLKAVQQLLDEVVDIRQAMKRPDTRSHGTHENSAKNSKEGGELLENERPSTNAVPNSQASASNSSCELSHAEKQDLHKKLAKLLSMLDEVDSRYKQYYQKMQNVVSSFDVVAGCGAAKPYTALALQTISCHFRCLRDSITGQIRATQKSLGEHDASESNKGVGMARLKYVDHQVRQQRALQQLGMMQHAWRPQRGLPESSVSILRSWLFEHFLHPYPKDSEKTMLARQTGLTRSQVSNWFINARVRLWKPMIEDMYKQDVSDVDMDSTSSSENVSKATRSDVKISNDTVDDSQHCQSPMLTDTNHGGGQAKDLGYDQVLDTKIMASTGLTSHEVETEHRSGKLIEEKRPNFDNCGLFSDNMVVQSDGASNERFMAVGSTCQMSEFESFKSGSGVSLTLGLQHCEGGNFLAGESHLSFAAAASAVGVQTAELEHVGAGNQRQRFSSPHMLHDFVV